The DNA region TAATCTCtcttgtacaactcatctttcattttccctacatttttcttctaaagtgagttaTGTGTGATTAGCTGTCTTTTTGCCTATTCCTAGttttcaattttagattttcagatctaagctctaggaCAGTCAAgtcaagtgcatgaacctggttcttcaacagagtattttcacttacagtttcactaaccctaagttccaaatttttgcacttagccttcaaaatcacacattctttTGACAGAtgttccttttcattatttacaTCCTTAGATTCATCAATTAGCTCTAGTATCAACTCAAATACCCTTTCTTTAGAAAatatttaatcttgtctttgagatgaaagaCACTTATCTCAGTTacttcatcagattctccaatggccataagtgctcgttcatcatcatcatcatctgagctttctccccaagcagcgacCATAAccttggttgatcctttgttattgtttttcttaggttgaacatgttccttctttttGTTTCTTCGTTCCGctatttccttcttccacttAATTTCCCGCAAAGGACAAttcttgatgtggtgatcagtctttccATACTTGTAGTAGCCATCATTGGTTTGCTTCTCAGGAGTTTTTGACTTgttgtagcttccacttcttgaagaaccctttcctctcctcgggtacttcttgaagtctttggtaatcatatttatttcatcatcttccagatcagaaccttcagtAATTCTGAGTGCCAAGCTCCTTTCCTTCTTCGGTatatccatcttcatggttttcTCCTAAGTTCGTAGGTAGTAAGATTTCCAATCAATTCATCCagtgggagagtggcaatattctttgattcctggaTGGCAGTGATCTTGCTCTCCCAAGTGATAGGCAAAACCCTAGTCAGTATCTTCTCGACTCTTTCTTCTTTAGGAATAATCATTCCAAGAGATTTTAGCTCATTTGTCAAtgtagtgaaccttgtgtacatctcttgaatggtttctccttccttcacaGCAAAGTTCTCATACTGAGAATACAGTAAAGTTCCTCTAGATCTCTTCActtgagtagttccttcgtgATCCACTTGTAGTGTATCCCAAATTTGCTTAGCAGTGGCACAGTCTTGGATTCTGTTGTACTCATCTtgaccaagtccacaaacaagccatttcctgtctttagcattcttctcccacttcCTCAAGTCTTCAGCAGTGCAATCCGCTCTTGTCATTGGCACGCCTTctccttcagcatttttcttcaaGGTAGCCAATGGACCATTAGTGACAATGTCCCACGGCTCATAGTCCTCTCCTATGATGTGGTCTCTCATTCTGTTTTTTCACCAGGAGTAGTACTGGCCgttgaagagtggtggcctagcattggattgtccttcccagtttttaggtggtgcactcatcttgatcttctcctaaggtgttagcctcttcaaggataaccagctctgataccaattgatattttatacttcaataccacacaagaggggaggGGAGATTTGTGTGGTGCTTGATTTTCGCGTGCACAAATTATAGAATggcctggttcttctatgtgttccttatactactgttgcggaataataaatgcgaaaattaaagaacacaagtatttttatgtggaaaatacccggctcaaaaggtgaaaaaacatgacctacttcccagtaggatttttcccaacactaaatcactgagccaaaaatatcatttacaaaactcttagcaaacctaaggattacctctaaccctttgtggcaaccagcctctagctgttgcgacaacttcaagttaactctaacttcaATACAACACTCAGAGTatctaatacaattgcttctaaataaagctgaaaggtacaacttgaaagccctactacaatgaaactagaataaaagacagacacttggaactggttcttctaactggttcatgtagcttcaggtttgcatacttgaatcacacacgaattgcttgcaaaatgccttgctatttttctctcaactcacaTTTAATTTCAGCATTTGTGCATCCTTGTAAAGTGAGAACATCCaaaaatatatagagttagtagaataggaaataactataagtctaatgctttactcttccttggtggaagagttctagttatcttcaacttctaactcttcccttatctaggatagagttctcttcgagtaaggagtcATTCTCattatcaattatgcaacattTTCGTTTAGAAGATATCAAATATAACCACTTAAGCTtttctccttcacgtgcatcccttgtgctcgaatctgcccgtgtctgtatacactgtgtatggacctggttcatgcttgagttcctttgtcaatcatcaaaacaaacttcacttaGGCCAAAAAACAGTAAAAAAATAACTACACCTCAATCCCAAACTACTTTAAGCAAAAGCACAAGCTTCACTATCCTATGTCAAAGGATGTTTTAACCAACTTGTAAGCAATGAAAATGAACAAATAAATACACATCATGTCTTTGACTGACATCTTACCCTCTTCCACACATTATCGGTGGATGCTACAATCACTATAACTTTGGTTGCAGGACGGAGATGAAGGTCGAGAAGGCAGGGAGAAAAGGTTGTTCGCTATTGGAATAAAAAGcaagtaaaaaataaaaacaaacataaacAGTATGAGACAATCTTAGCAACATGATATATATGCATATTCTACCACACTAGGCAATGCAACAAATAATTTTGATGAAGTATTTGCAATGCAACATGTGACTGAATGGTGTTGTAGAAATGGGTTTAAGAGGGAAATTGTGAAAACAGACTCTAAAATACTCATCCAACAGATAATGGTACCATACAAAGCTCCATGGAATGTGAAAAGGAGCATTACGCACATATAGAGAGCTTGTTGTTCAGTTTTCAGGGAAAATCATTTTCACACTGCTTAAAGAAGCTAATGGACTTGCAGCTTACTTATCAAAATACAACCACAACCTAGAGGAGAGGGAGGAATACTACACCTCAGCAGACTAACTACAAGACATCagtgggcaaagctgagatgccAGCTTTCAGAACTAAAAGATCAATGACTTTATTCGAATTGGTCCATTAACATAACTTTTGTTGTAAGCTTCATCATTTAAAACAAGCTCAGTCCTCCCTTACCCTTTATATAtttgtgtatttacttttttgTATTAAACTTGCAAATAGAATGAGCTGCACAATCATATAATATCCCTTATTCCCTTTTTAGTACATTGCCCctattgttttattttctttggtaAGTACATTTCCATATTGTAACGAATTGAGTTTGTTCAATTCTAACATAGGATATTGAGAGGTAAGGTATCATGTTTCCCAACTTCATGTTTTCAACTTTTGGAAACTAATATACAGGACAGGGAATGTTTGCCAAATCCCCAGACCCCCCGCCGCCACATGGCTGATTAACCGAAAAAAGAAAtgcaagaaaaaggaagaaaattaaatatttcaGAACTTGGCACTAATTCAATGATTCTCACTTTTCCTCTGCTTGCTCTATCAAGTTGCCCCAAAAGGGATGGCAATGGTGCCCAAAAACCTAAACAATAGCTTGGCGCAAAGCCTAACTAGCTATTTCTGGGGGGGGGCAGTTGCATTTGCCTTAATCATATCTTGCGCACCCTACGTAGACCTAGAGGAAAAGCAtgccttttaaaatattattaaagaTAATAAATACTAATATCTATATCCTTCTAGATTGAATATTTAAATACAGCATACCACTACATAAGAACTTTTGTTTCAAGAAATAGTGACAGAATAAAAATGAGCAATACTTACAAGAACTCCAAGATATACAAGAAAATGTGATGTATGGATTCATACATATTCAATACCTTATCCTATATTAGACAACCAAAAAGAAAGTGCAAAAAGAGTATAGCAGCTAGAATAAAGTAGAACTCTTACAAGTTATCAGCTACATGATTGTTAAGTTTCAAGATTACGACGTCCCCAATCAGATATCAATAGGGGGTGGGGTCAACAAGACTTTCCACATAGATTTTTGCATTAAATTGTTCTTCAAATTCCAATGACCTCCAGTTGTCTGGTGGAACCATCTTCTGTATTGTATATCATAATAATTGGGGGGAAGCAAAAGTAAAATTTTACCCTTATTTGAATTGCAAAAATGTGCAGAGTGAACATCTTTGGTAAAATGACTTTCCGAAGATCTTGAGGATATTCAAGGGTGAACATCTTTGTCCAAGATGCGTTAACTCCACAATCCTTCATAATCCACACATCAGAAGTAGTTCCTTGATGATAAGTACAAAACACAGAAAAATCACTTCCCGTCACTCCCAATATTAAATGAGAAATGTCTTTTCCATAATTAGGAAAATTCAACTTTTCCCATGTCTCATCTGTTAAATCAAGAGAAATAATGTTGCAGACTTGCTTCCTAGCAACATGAGCAAATGAAACCCAATAAAGCATCCCATTGACAACATTACCTGAATAATTCTTTAGAAAGCCAACCTCAAGCTTATTGATCGTTCTCCAAGAATTAGTCTTTGAACTGTAAATTTTGACCGGATCATAACACTTTTTTCCCGATAATCAGAACACTTGGTGTGTTtgggacaaagaaaaatactttccatATAAAATATTTTCCCAGAAAATATTTTCaggaaaatgagtggttttatcgcTTATTTTCCCTTATTTGGTTGGTTAGTGAAAAACTTTTtccataaaatattttttagagtTTGGTCAGAGAgtagaaatatttttttagaaaaataattttttatgttacTCTGCTCACCCCATTCTCCCAAGTCTCCATATTTTCTGTGTTCCCCCTCCAAATATCCAACATTTTCAGGACTCTATttttttcaagaatttaattattcttctaaaatttcacacaaacccaaaggaactaatgtgttgatttactttttt from Nicotiana tabacum cultivar K326 chromosome 24, ASM71507v2, whole genome shotgun sequence includes:
- the LOC142178063 gene encoding uncharacterized protein LOC142178063, with translation MRDHIIGEDYEPWDIVTNGPLATLKKNAEGEGVPMTRADCTAEDLRKIQDCATAKQIWDTLQVDHEGTTQVKRSRGTLLYSQYENFAVKEGETIQEMYTRFTTLTNELKSLGMIIPKEERVEKILTRVLPITWESKITAIQESKNIATLPLDELIGNLTTYELRRKP
- the LOC142178064 gene encoding F-box/kelch-repeat protein At3g23880-like, with translation MAVLASSILDGVSLGVEEKFLWNPTIRKLEKLPMLDLTEMGVWRYSFGYDESHDVYKEVVIKGNVVNGMLYWVSFAHVARKQVCNIISLDLTDETWEKLNFPNYGKDISHLILGVTGSDFSVFCTYHQGTTSDVWIMKDCGVNASWTKMFTLEYPQDLRKVILPKMFTLHIFAIQIRRTTFSPCLLDLHLRPATKVIVIVASTDNVWKRDSEACAFA